One Anolis carolinensis isolate JA03-04 chromosome 4, rAnoCar3.1.pri, whole genome shotgun sequence DNA window includes the following coding sequences:
- the LOC100567096 gene encoding transmembrane protein 121, translating to MVLPPPDKRHVCLTTIVIMTSMAFMDAYLVEQNQGPRKIGVCIIVLVGDICFLIVLRYVAVWVGAEVKTAKRGYAMILWFLYIFVLEIKLYFIFQNYKADKRNLDTVARKALTLLLSICVPGLYLVLVALDSMEYIRTFRKKEDLRGRLFWVALDLLDILDIQANLWEPHKTGLPIWAEGLMFFYCYILLLILPCVSLSEISMQGEHIAPQKMMLYPVLSLVTINIVTIFIRAVNMVLFQDSRVSTIFIGKNIIAIATKACTFLEYKKQVKEFPQNAIALELQQNSVSHNQTVHSNQGISHEQSPTREILNT from the coding sequence ATGGTGCTTCCACCTCCAGACAAGCGTCATGTGTGTCTCACCACTATTGTTATCATGACGAGCATGGCCTTCATGGATGCTTATCTGGTGGAGCAGAACCAAGGTCCCCGTAAGATTGGTGTTTGCATCATTGTCTTGGTGGGAGACATCTGTTTTCTGATTGTGCTGCGCTATGTAGCTGTCTGGGTGGGGGCTGAGGTGAAGACAGCCAAGCGTGGCTATGCTATGATTCTTTGGTTCCTCTACATCTTTGTGCTGGaaataaaactgtattttatattccAGAACTACAAGGCTGATAAGAGAAACCTAGACACAGTGGCTAGGAAGGCACTGACCTTGCTTCTCTCAATCTGTGTTCCTGGGCTGTATTTGGTGCTCGTGGCTTTGGATAGCATGGAATACATACGCACCTTCCGGAAGAAAGAGGATTTGAGGGGGCGTCTTTTCTGGGTGGCTTTAGACCTCCTGGATATTTTAGACATTCAGGCCAATCTGTGGGAGCCACACAAGACTGGTCTGCCAATCTGGGCAGAAGGGCTCATGTTCTTCTACTGTTACATTCTGCTCCTGATCCTGCCTTGTGTTTCCCTCAGTGAGATTAGCATGCAGGGGGAACACATTGCTCCACAGAAAATGATGCTCTACCCTGTCTTGAGCCTAGTGACCATCAACATTGTCACCATATTCATTCGGGCCGTTAACATGGTTCTTTTCCAAGATAGCAGGGTCTCCACCATTTTTATTGGCAAGAACATAATTGCCATTGCCACCAAGGCCTGCACTTTCCTTGAGTACAAGAAGCAGGTGAAGGAATTTCCACAAAATGCAATTGCACTTGAGCTGCAGCAGAACTCAGTGTCTCACAACCAGACTGTCCATAGTAACCAAGGCATTTCTCATGAGCAATCCCCCACCAGGGAGATCTTGAACACATGA